Proteins encoded together in one Candidatus Baltobacteraceae bacterium window:
- the lhgO gene encoding L-2-hydroxyglutarate oxidase, whose protein sequence is MTYDIAIVGGGIVGLATGRELLARHPHLKLAILEKDDTLASQQTGHNSGVIHSGIYYKPGSLKAKLCVEGRKALWEYCDAKRIPYKNVGKLIVATEERELPLLDDLYQRGLANGIDNLELIDAAAILEREPHCRGIKAINSPVTGIVDYGVVARSYADDVREAGGTIETGHEVTGIDRKSPTSVVRSAKGDVEAKYVITCGGLHSDRLAKMTGGQGDPKIVPFRGDYLILKPEKRYLVKGNIYPVPDPSFPFLGVHFTPRMNGDIWLGPNAVLAFAREGYSFTTIDMGDLFETLTYSGFIKLAGKYLSTGMGEMYRDVVRGAYVRALQRYIPELTVADTLAGPSGVRAQAMMSDGSLVDDFVFDGDEGVVHVRNAPSPAATSSLAIGRFIADDADKRFGLGTTPAVV, encoded by the coding sequence ATGACGTACGACATCGCGATCGTCGGCGGCGGAATCGTCGGGCTGGCGACCGGCCGGGAGCTCCTCGCGCGCCATCCCCACCTCAAGCTGGCTATCCTAGAGAAAGACGACACACTGGCCTCGCAGCAGACCGGTCACAATAGCGGCGTCATCCACTCCGGCATCTACTATAAGCCCGGGTCGCTCAAGGCGAAGCTCTGCGTCGAAGGCCGCAAGGCCTTGTGGGAGTACTGCGACGCCAAACGGATTCCGTATAAGAACGTCGGCAAGCTCATCGTCGCGACCGAGGAACGCGAACTTCCGCTCCTCGACGACCTCTACCAGCGCGGTCTAGCCAACGGCATCGACAATCTCGAGCTCATCGACGCGGCCGCAATCCTGGAACGCGAGCCGCATTGCCGCGGCATCAAAGCGATCAACTCGCCGGTCACCGGCATCGTCGATTACGGCGTGGTCGCGCGCAGCTATGCCGACGACGTTCGCGAGGCCGGCGGCACCATCGAGACCGGCCACGAGGTCACCGGAATCGACCGAAAGTCGCCCACATCGGTCGTTCGCAGCGCTAAAGGCGACGTCGAAGCCAAGTATGTCATCACGTGCGGCGGTCTGCATTCCGACCGCTTGGCGAAGATGACCGGTGGGCAAGGCGACCCGAAGATCGTTCCGTTCCGCGGCGACTATTTGATTCTCAAGCCGGAGAAGCGCTATCTCGTCAAGGGTAACATCTACCCCGTGCCCGATCCCAGCTTCCCGTTTCTCGGCGTCCACTTTACGCCGCGCATGAACGGCGACATCTGGCTGGGTCCCAACGCCGTGCTCGCGTTCGCACGCGAAGGCTACAGCTTTACGACGATCGATATGGGCGATCTCTTCGAGACGCTGACGTATTCGGGCTTCATTAAACTCGCCGGCAAGTATCTCTCGACCGGAATGGGCGAGATGTATCGCGACGTCGTGCGCGGCGCCTACGTGCGCGCGCTGCAGCGATACATTCCCGAGCTGACCGTCGCCGACACGCTTGCGGGCCCGTCCGGCGTTCGCGCGCAAGCGATGATGAGCGACGGCTCGCTGGTCGACGACTTCGTCTTCGACGGCGACGAAGGCGTCGTGCACGTGCGCAACGCGCCGTCACCCGCCGCGACGTCGTCGCTTGCGATCGGACGCTTCATCGCCGACGACGCCGACAAGCGCTTCGGACTCGGAACGACCCCCGCAGTTGTCTAA
- a CDS encoding TlpA disulfide reductase family protein — MIPRGDFLRLATLGALGTSNGLASPPASPVPSASPDPWDTCDDTGALPWDRPLGIKMRVLDGPDFDLTKYRGKAVMINVFATWCGPCNAEMPHIVEAASDFAARGFEVIGIDDREPDDTVRAFRKKFDIAFPIAMDPNGFLVHSLEEGNQRVSGALPYTFFIAPNGYLYCMRRGRMGRDELRYRVTHFLDAIAAAASAPSPSPTPVR, encoded by the coding sequence TTGATACCACGCGGTGACTTTTTACGTCTCGCGACGCTCGGCGCGTTAGGCACGAGCAACGGGCTCGCGAGTCCGCCGGCGTCGCCGGTACCGTCGGCGAGCCCCGACCCGTGGGACACGTGCGACGATACGGGTGCGCTACCGTGGGACCGGCCGTTGGGAATCAAGATGCGCGTGCTCGACGGTCCGGACTTCGATCTGACCAAGTATCGCGGCAAGGCCGTGATGATCAATGTCTTCGCAACCTGGTGCGGACCGTGCAACGCCGAAATGCCTCACATCGTGGAAGCGGCAAGCGACTTTGCGGCGCGCGGTTTTGAGGTGATCGGTATCGACGACCGGGAGCCCGACGACACGGTACGCGCGTTTCGCAAGAAGTTCGATATCGCATTTCCGATCGCCATGGATCCCAACGGCTTCCTCGTGCATTCGCTCGAGGAAGGCAATCAACGTGTCAGCGGGGCGCTGCCGTACACGTTCTTTATCGCGCCCAACGGATATCTGTACTGCATGCGACGCGGCCGCATGGGGCGCGACGAGCTGCGCTACCGCGTCACCCATTTTCTCGACGCGATTGCGGCGGCTGCTTCGGCACCGTCACCCTCACCAACACCCGTGCGGTAG
- a CDS encoding peptide-N4-asparagine amidase: protein MATHRSAAALALFALTAIGLNACTGTGTSSSAGTSALPHAAASASAVTAAGKKILARGVTNGMARLAKTHELRALSRRHKGPNDYTQPSNTTTADAPVPRPNETPCTVTLFSNLQFTNFTYPTFSYAPPSACPGPWAKVVFEGDFSVNAGRQFDRTGSIWIAGTNVYFGTTAEPSANRGPSWHVERDVTDLSSMLRAPSTGEVVLGNIVDSTYTGVITASGKLQFYPAGASNPAPAVADDVYPLSGGPLGDNQYITSQNQPLTGTFTLPRNVEAAYLDVYLQSQIGDEFWYTCFPDDLASTIPNCGNTAFREGDVAVDGRPAGVVPVYPWIYTGGIDPYLWRPIPGVETLEFKPYRVNLTPFAALLDDGNPHTITVNVFNNGNYFAANGTLLVYLDHGASQVTGALVSDATSLYPSPTVHESVSPNAKGVYSGTVSVTSSHPVAIDGYVDTSHGRVETKVQQQISFSNLQVIKATTDESLFDQKINQGTTIDSVTTTSGGGLGQRVSEHKSWPLALTYDFVTNADGSLTQFVTLSQAKHERANGSSSTAYLDDEVNSTDTLNFPASGGDFPSNGSSTQTYSAGDSGGYCYSKTVASKNYVITTNSGGVCGHETIRRR from the coding sequence TTGGCAACGCATCGATCGGCCGCCGCGTTAGCGCTATTCGCACTTACCGCCATCGGGTTGAACGCGTGCACCGGCACGGGAACGAGCTCGAGCGCCGGTACGAGCGCCCTGCCGCACGCAGCGGCATCGGCCAGCGCCGTCACGGCCGCAGGAAAAAAGATTCTCGCGCGCGGCGTCACCAACGGCATGGCTCGCCTTGCGAAGACGCACGAGCTGCGTGCGCTCTCGCGCCGGCACAAGGGCCCCAACGATTACACGCAGCCGTCGAATACGACGACTGCCGATGCGCCGGTACCGCGCCCCAACGAGACGCCGTGCACGGTAACGCTATTCTCGAACTTACAGTTCACGAACTTCACGTATCCGACGTTTTCCTACGCGCCGCCGTCGGCATGTCCGGGTCCGTGGGCGAAGGTGGTGTTCGAAGGCGACTTCAGCGTTAACGCCGGACGGCAGTTCGACCGCACCGGCTCGATCTGGATCGCCGGAACCAACGTCTACTTCGGCACCACTGCCGAACCGTCGGCCAACCGCGGTCCGTCGTGGCACGTCGAGCGCGATGTTACCGACTTAAGCTCGATGCTGCGGGCGCCGTCGACGGGCGAGGTCGTGCTCGGCAATATCGTCGACAGTACATACACGGGCGTGATCACGGCGAGCGGCAAGCTGCAGTTCTACCCGGCCGGCGCGAGCAATCCGGCACCGGCCGTCGCCGACGACGTGTATCCGCTTTCGGGCGGCCCGCTCGGCGACAACCAATACATCACGTCGCAGAATCAGCCGCTGACGGGAACCTTCACCTTACCGCGCAACGTCGAGGCGGCGTATTTAGACGTGTATCTGCAGTCGCAAATCGGTGACGAGTTCTGGTACACGTGCTTTCCGGACGACTTGGCGTCGACGATTCCCAACTGCGGCAACACCGCCTTCCGCGAGGGCGACGTCGCGGTCGACGGGCGCCCGGCCGGCGTCGTGCCCGTCTATCCGTGGATCTACACCGGCGGTATCGACCCGTATCTGTGGCGGCCGATTCCGGGTGTCGAGACGCTCGAGTTCAAACCGTATCGCGTGAACCTCACGCCGTTTGCGGCGCTGCTCGACGACGGTAATCCGCACACGATCACGGTGAACGTCTTCAACAACGGAAACTACTTCGCGGCCAACGGAACGCTGCTGGTATATCTCGATCATGGAGCGTCCCAGGTGACCGGAGCGCTGGTCAGCGATGCGACCTCGCTCTATCCGTCCCCCACGGTGCACGAGAGCGTGTCGCCGAACGCTAAGGGGGTCTATAGCGGGACCGTTTCGGTCACGTCGTCGCACCCGGTCGCGATCGACGGCTACGTCGACACGTCGCACGGCCGCGTAGAGACGAAGGTGCAGCAGCAGATTTCGTTTAGCAACCTTCAGGTGATCAAGGCGACCACCGACGAGAGCCTCTTCGATCAGAAGATCAACCAAGGGACGACGATCGACTCCGTCACGACGACGTCGGGAGGAGGACTCGGGCAAAGGGTTTCCGAGCATAAGAGCTGGCCGCTGGCGCTGACGTACGACTTCGTTACCAATGCCGACGGCAGCTTGACGCAGTTCGTGACGCTGTCACAGGCAAAACACGAACGCGCGAACGGATCTTCGTCAACCGCGTATCTCGACGACGAAGTGAACTCCACGGACACGCTGAACTTCCCGGCGAGCGGCGGTGACTTTCCGTCGAACGGGTCGAGCACGCAAACGTACTCGGCCGGTGACAGCGGCGGATACTGCTACAGTAAGACGGTCGCCTCGAAGAACTACGTGATCACCACCAATAGCGGCGGCGTCTGCGGCCACGAGACGATTCGGCGCCGTTAG